A genomic window from Rahnella aceris includes:
- the rep gene encoding DNA helicase Rep: protein MRLNPSQQHAVEFVTGPCLVLAGAGSGKTRVITNKIAHLIRECGYQARHIAAVTFTNKAAREMKERVAQTLGRKEARGLLIATFHTLGLEIIKREFAALGMKSNFSLFDDQDQLALLKELSEKWLENDKTLLQQLVSTISNWKNDLVDPSHAAGLARSERDQIFAHCYSLYHDHMRACNILDFDDLILLPTLLLQSNEEVRERWQNKLRYLLVDEYQDTNTSQYMMVKLLVGNRARFTVVGDDDQSIYSWRGARPQNLVLLKEDFPQLQVIKLEQNYRSTQRILKAANILIANNPHVFEKRLFSELAYGETLKVVTANNEDHESERVVGELIAHHFINKTAYGDYAILYRGNHQSRLFEKMLMQNRIPYRISGGTSFFSRPEIKDLLAYLRVLTNPDDDSAFLRIVNTPRREIGAATLQKLGEWANQRNKGLFKASFDMGLSQSLTGRGLESLQRFTHWMGNISELAEREPVAAVRDLIHGVDYESWLFETSPSPKAAEMRMKNVNQLFSWMTEMLEGTDLDEPMTLTQVVTRFTLRDMMERGENDEELDQVQLMTLHASKGLEFPYVYLVGMEEGLLPHQSSIDEDNVDEERRLAYVGITRAQKELTFTLCRERRQYGELIRPEPSRFLLELPQDDLAWESERKVVSAQERMVKGQSHLEKIREQLAKAKGGN, encoded by the coding sequence ATGCGATTAAACCCCAGCCAACAACACGCCGTCGAATTCGTCACCGGACCCTGCCTGGTTCTGGCGGGGGCTGGCTCCGGTAAAACCCGTGTAATTACCAATAAAATCGCACACCTGATCCGTGAATGTGGCTATCAGGCACGTCACATTGCGGCTGTCACCTTTACCAATAAAGCCGCGCGTGAAATGAAAGAGCGTGTTGCACAAACCCTCGGTCGCAAAGAAGCGCGGGGCTTGCTTATTGCAACGTTCCACACGCTCGGGCTGGAAATCATCAAACGCGAATTTGCTGCCCTGGGGATGAAATCTAACTTCTCTTTATTTGATGATCAGGACCAGCTGGCGCTGCTGAAAGAGCTGAGCGAAAAATGGCTGGAGAACGATAAAACATTATTGCAGCAGCTGGTTTCCACGATCTCCAACTGGAAAAACGATCTGGTTGATCCTTCGCATGCCGCCGGGCTGGCGCGATCTGAACGTGATCAAATCTTTGCGCACTGCTACAGCCTTTATCACGATCATATGCGCGCGTGTAATATTCTCGACTTCGATGACCTGATCCTGTTGCCTACGTTACTGCTGCAAAGTAATGAAGAAGTGCGTGAACGCTGGCAGAACAAGTTGCGTTATCTGCTGGTCGATGAATATCAGGACACTAACACCAGCCAGTACATGATGGTGAAATTGCTGGTTGGCAACCGCGCACGTTTCACCGTTGTTGGTGACGATGACCAGTCGATTTACTCCTGGCGCGGTGCTCGACCGCAAAACCTGGTGCTGCTGAAAGAAGACTTCCCGCAGTTACAGGTCATCAAACTTGAGCAAAATTACCGTTCCACCCAGCGCATTCTGAAAGCCGCCAACATTCTGATTGCCAATAATCCGCATGTGTTCGAGAAGCGCTTGTTCTCTGAACTGGCTTATGGCGAAACGCTGAAGGTCGTGACGGCGAATAATGAAGATCATGAATCCGAGCGGGTGGTCGGTGAGCTAATTGCTCATCATTTCATCAACAAAACCGCTTATGGCGATTACGCGATTTTGTACCGTGGTAACCACCAGTCGCGTTTGTTTGAAAAAATGCTGATGCAAAACCGCATCCCGTACCGGATTTCCGGCGGCACGTCCTTCTTCTCCCGACCGGAGATTAAAGATCTGCTGGCCTATTTGCGTGTGCTGACCAATCCGGACGACGACAGCGCATTCCTGCGCATCGTTAACACGCCACGTCGTGAAATCGGCGCGGCCACCCTGCAGAAACTGGGGGAGTGGGCCAATCAGCGCAACAAAGGGCTGTTCAAAGCCAGTTTTGATATGGGGCTGAGCCAGTCTCTGACCGGACGCGGGCTGGAATCCCTGCAACGTTTCACGCACTGGATGGGCAATATCTCTGAGCTGGCCGAACGTGAGCCGGTTGCGGCTGTCCGGGATTTGATCCACGGCGTTGACTATGAAAGCTGGCTGTTTGAAACCTCGCCAAGCCCGAAAGCGGCTGAAATGCGCATGAAAAACGTTAATCAGCTGTTCAGCTGGATGACGGAAATGCTTGAGGGTACCGATCTGGATGAGCCAATGACGCTCACGCAGGTGGTCACCCGCTTCACGCTGCGTGACATGATGGAACGCGGTGAGAACGACGAAGAGCTGGACCAGGTTCAGCTGATGACGCTGCATGCTTCGAAAGGGCTGGAGTTCCCGTATGTGTATCTGGTCGGTATGGAAGAAGGTTTGCTGCCGCATCAGAGCAGTATCGATGAAGACAACGTGGATGAAGAACGGCGTCTGGCTTATGTGGGGATTACCCGGGCACAAAAAGAGCTGACGTTTACACTCTGTCGCGAACGCCGTCAGTACGGCGAGCTGATCCGTCCGGAA
- the ilvC gene encoding ketol-acid reductoisomerase — protein MANYFNTLNLRQQLAQLGKCRFMGRDEFADEASYLKGKKVVIVGCGAQGLNQGLNMRDSGLDVSYTLRAEAIAEKRASWRKATENGFKVGTYEELIPQADLVINLTPDKQHSAVVKAVQPLMKDGATLGYSHGFNIVEVGEQIRKDITVVMVAPKCPGTEVREEYKRGFGVPTLIAVHPENDPKGEGMAIAKAWAAATGGHRAGVLQSSFVAEVKSDLMGEQTILCGMLQAGSLLCFDKLVADGVDEAYAEKLLQFGWETITEALKQGGITLMMDRLSNPAKLRAYALSEQLKEIMAPLFQKHMDDIISGEFSSGMMADWANDDKKLLTWREETGATAFENAPQFEGKISEQEYFDHGVVMIAMVKAGVELAFETMVASGIIEESAYYESLHELPLIANTVARKRLYEMNVVISDTAEYGNYLFANAAVPLLKEFMTTLQAGDLGKSVAETQVDNAQLRDVNEAIRNHPIESIGRTLRGYMTDMKRIAVAS, from the coding sequence GTCGCGATGAATTCGCGGACGAAGCCAGCTACCTCAAAGGTAAAAAAGTGGTGATTGTAGGCTGTGGCGCACAGGGCCTGAACCAGGGGCTGAACATGCGTGATTCCGGTCTGGATGTGTCCTACACCCTGCGTGCAGAAGCGATTGCTGAGAAGCGTGCTTCATGGCGTAAAGCGACCGAAAACGGCTTTAAAGTCGGTACTTACGAAGAACTGATCCCGCAGGCAGATCTGGTTATTAACCTGACACCAGACAAACAGCACAGCGCGGTAGTGAAAGCGGTTCAGCCTCTGATGAAAGACGGTGCAACACTGGGCTATTCCCACGGCTTCAACATCGTTGAAGTGGGCGAGCAAATCCGTAAAGACATCACCGTGGTGATGGTTGCGCCGAAATGCCCGGGTACCGAAGTGCGTGAAGAATACAAACGTGGTTTCGGTGTACCAACACTGATCGCCGTTCACCCGGAAAACGACCCGAAAGGCGAAGGCATGGCGATCGCTAAAGCCTGGGCAGCTGCAACCGGCGGTCATCGTGCAGGTGTTCTGCAATCTTCCTTCGTTGCCGAAGTGAAATCTGACCTGATGGGCGAGCAGACTATCCTGTGCGGCATGTTGCAGGCGGGTTCTCTGCTGTGCTTCGACAAACTGGTTGCTGACGGCGTTGATGAAGCTTACGCAGAAAAACTGCTGCAGTTCGGCTGGGAAACCATCACCGAAGCGCTGAAACAAGGCGGCATCACGCTGATGATGGACCGTCTGTCTAACCCGGCGAAGTTGCGTGCTTATGCGCTGTCCGAACAACTGAAAGAGATCATGGCGCCGCTGTTCCAGAAACATATGGACGACATCATCTCTGGCGAATTCTCCAGCGGCATGATGGCTGACTGGGCGAACGACGATAAGAAACTGCTGACGTGGCGTGAAGAGACGGGCGCAACCGCATTCGAAAACGCGCCACAGTTCGAAGGTAAAATCTCCGAGCAGGAATACTTCGACCACGGTGTTGTGATGATTGCGATGGTGAAAGCAGGTGTTGAGCTGGCTTTCGAAACCATGGTAGCTTCCGGCATCATCGAAGAATCTGCTTACTACGAATCACTGCACGAACTGCCGCTGATCGCCAACACCGTTGCACGTAAGCGTCTGTACGAAATGAACGTGGTAATCTCCGATACGGCTGAATACGGTAACTACCTGTTCGCTAACGCTGCCGTACCGTTGCTGAAAGAGTTCATGACCACTCTGCAGGCAGGCGATTTGGGCAAATCAGTTGCCGAAACTCAGGTTGATAACGCGCAGCTGCGCGATGTTAACGAAGCGATTCGCAATCACCCGATTGAGTCCATCGGCCGCACCCTGCGTGGCTATATGACCGACATGAAACGCATTGCTGTAGCGAGTTAA
- the ppiC gene encoding peptidylprolyl isomerase PpiC — translation MAKTAAAMHILVKEEAQALDLLEQLKNGGDFEKLAKKHSTCPSGKKGGHLGEFKQGAMVPAFDKVVFSAPLIEPQGPLHTQFGYHIIKILYRN, via the coding sequence ATGGCAAAAACTGCCGCAGCAATGCATATCCTGGTAAAGGAAGAAGCACAGGCACTTGATCTTCTGGAACAACTGAAGAACGGTGGCGATTTTGAGAAACTGGCTAAAAAACATTCCACCTGTCCGTCAGGCAAGAAAGGCGGCCATTTAGGTGAATTCAAGCAAGGCGCAATGGTGCCAGCTTTCGATAAAGTGGTTTTCTCTGCGCCGCTGATCGAGCCACAGGGCCCGCTGCACACTCAGTTCGGTTACCACATCATTAAGATTTTGTACCGCAACTAA